The genomic window GCGTTTATCCAGCAATTCCGGATTATACTTCACTAACTCATTATGCAATATCTCGTATTCTTTCTTGATATCGTCTGCCTCAGCGGGAACCATGAACAATAACAATGAATTACGTTCGATATGACGTAAGAAACGAAGTCCCAAACCTTTTCCCTCGCTTGCTCCTTCGATAATACCCGGTATATCGGCCATTACGAACGAACGGTTATCGCGATAACTCACGATGCCTAAATTAGGCTCCAACGTAGTAAAAGGATAATTAGCGATCTTCGGTTTAGCGGCGGATACGACAGAAAGCAAGGTAGATTTACCCGCATTCGGGAAGCCTACCAAACCGACATCGGCCAGCAATTTCAACTGAAGAATCACCGTACGTTCCAATGCCGGCTCACCCGGTTGCGAATAACGGGGCGCTTGATTGGTAGCCGTCTTGAAGTTAAAATTCCCCAGACCGCCACGACCGCCTTTCAGCAACATCACTTGCTGACCGTCTTCCGTAACGTCGCAAATAAACTCTCCGGTCTCAGCATCGTAAACAACCGTACCGCAAGGAACCTCGATTACTCGATCCTCCCCGTCTTTACCCGAGCTACGCTTCGCGCTACCACTCTCACCATTGGTGGCCATGATATGACGCTCATATTTCAAGTGAAGGAGCGTCCAGTAATTCCGGTTACCACGGAGATACACATGACCTCCTCTCCCTCCATCGCCCCCGTCGGGACCTCCTTTCGGAATGTATTTCTCACGACGGAAGTGAGAAGACCCTCTTCCACCCTTTCCTGAGCGGCAATAGATCTTGACATAATCTACAAAGTTCGATTCAGCCATATTGGTTTATTTCAATTATTTTACGTTATTAACCGCCTCTTTGATACGACCGAAGATTTCCTCGATTGTTCCCATCCCTTTGATGGCCACGTGCTTGCCTTCACCTACATAGTAGTCTGCCAAAGGAGCTGTTTGAGTATGGTAAACATCCAGTCTGGATTTGATCGTCTCCAAGTTATCGTCAGAACGTCCGGATACTTTACCGCGCTCCAATAAACGCTTGATCAACTCCTCTTCCTCTACTTGAAGGTTCAACATAACGGAAACGTCTGTTCCACGCTCGTTCAACATCTTCTTCAAGGCTTTCGCTTGAGGGATCGTACGAGGGAAACCATCGAAGATTACGCCCTTAGCCGGCTTCTTGCTATCCAATACATTCGCCAACATATCAACGATCAACTCGTCCGGAACCAATTGTCCCTTCTCGATATAATCCTTAGCGATCTTGCCCAGTTCTGTCTCAGCCTTCATCTCGCCACGCAATACATCGCCAGTAGAGATATGATCCAAACCGTATTCTTTAATAATCAACTCACTTTGTGTTCCCTTACCTGAACCGGGAGCACCAAAAATAACCACGTTCAACATACTATTGTTCCTTTATTATATATAATGTATACTATTTTATTCCACAACCTTGTAGATATCCTTATATGAGCGGCCCAACTCATCATAATCCAAACCATGTCCCACGATAAAATCAGCGGGTATCTGTAAGCCTACATAATCCGGAGTCAACTCGCATTTCAAGGATTCCGGCTTGAAAAGCATCGTTGCCAATCTTACATCGGCGGCACCCTCGCTCCGAAGCTTCTCCATCACGTAGCTCATCGTAAAGCCCGTATCGATAATATCCTCCAATAAGATCACCATACGTCCGCGAATATCAGCCTGCACCGGCATGATCTCATTCAATATGCCCGTACTGGAAGTTCCTTGATACGAGGAATAACGAGCGAATGTCAGCTCATACGGAACATCCAGCTCACGCATCAGCTCGGCGACAAACATAAAAGCCCCGTTTAGCACACCCACGAATAGAGGATTTTTCCCTTCCACATCCGCTTTAATCTGAACGGCCATTTTAGCGATAGCCGCCTGAATATCCGACTCCGGAATAAACAGTTCAAATTCTTTGTCTTTTAGACGAATTCTGTCCATAAATCTTTCGGTTTTCGAGGGGACAAATGTACAACTTTTTCGGCGATGCACAAAAAAGTGTAGCAACATACCAAAGTTTGTTATACATTTGTAAGCAGAATAAAACCCCAGACATCTAGAATTATGATTAAGATATTCGCTACAGACAAGGTAAAGGAGCTCGACCAATATACGATTCAACACGAGCCAATTAGTTCGATCGACTTAGTGGAGCGTGCCGCTACGACGTTCGTCCATGAGTTTTGCCGGCGCTACTCCAAGCAGGTCCGCATCGTGATTTTCGCCGGTCAAGGCAATAACGGAGCCGACGCTTTGGCCATCGCCCGCCTTTTGAACGAGGAATCATACCGGGTAGAGACGTATTTATTCAACCCGACAGAGCATCTGTCCGTAGAGTGTGAGCAAAACAAGCAGCGTCTGCTCGACATGGAACGGATCGAATTTACGGAAGTGGTCCGTGACTTTGAGCCGCCGACGCTAACCGACCGAGACGTGGTGATCGATGGCTTGTTCGGTTCGGGATTAAACCGTCCTCTCACCGGAGGTTTCGCCGCTATGGTCAATTATATCAACCAATCCGAGGCGGAAGTCGTAGCGATCGATATTCCTTCCGGCTTATTCGGGGAAGATAATCGTAAGAATGACTCGGAGGCGATCATCAAGGCCAGCTTAACCTTGACATTCGGCTTCCCGAAACTGGCGTTTCTTTTTCCGGAGAATGAACAATACGTAGGCGAGTGGAAAATACTGGATATCGGAATCCATCCGGACGCAATTTATGAGACGGCTTCCCCTTACTCATTGGTTACGGAAGAAGATATATCCTATTCGTTAAAGTCTCGCAAACGTTTCGCCCATAAGGGAACGTTCGGACATGCTTTATTGATCGCCGGAAGTAAAGGAAAAATGGGAGCCGCCCTATTATCCGCGAAGGCATGCTTACGGAGTGGAGCCGGACTATTGACCGTGCATATCCCGACCCGAGGCGAATCAATCTTCCAGACCGCTTTCCCGGAAGCGATGTTAAGTCTAGACGCAAATCCTGATTATTTCTCTACGGTTCCCGAGATAGGTAGTTACTCCGCTGTCGGTATGGGACCGGGACTCGGACAGCATTTAGAATCCGCAGCAGCGATCGAACGTATCCTGCAATCCAGCACAAAACCAGTCGTTATCGATGCGGACGCTATTAATATAATGGCATCCAACAAGGACTTATTCAATAAGATCCCGCCACGGAGCATCCTCACTCCCCATCCGAAGGAGTTCGATCGGATAGCGGGTGAAAGCACGAACTCATACGACCGTTTGATGAAAGCGCAATCTTTCGCCGCCGAACATAAGATTTGTATCGTATTGAAAGGTGCTTATACCGCTATTTGTTCTCCGGCAGGAAACATTTATTTCAATAGTTGCGGAAATCCGGGCATGGCAACCGCCGGTAGCGGAGACGTGCTGACGGGCATCATCCTCAGCTTATTGGCGCAAGACTATTCTCCGGAAACTGCCGCTGTAGTCGGAGTATTCTTGCACGGCACAGCCGGTGATCTCGCCGCCGCTTTCCGCTCGGAAGAGAGCATGATCGCCAGCGACATCACGGATATGCTCGGAAAAGCGTTTAAGCAAATCAAATAAATCCAGCAAAAACAACGGGCGTTTTTACTCTCGTTTGTTACAATTACTACCGCTATTCCATATATTATACGGACTTACAGTGTACATATAGAATGGTGGTAGTAAATTTTCATGGTACCCCAACGCCTTTTGCTATCACATTTCAACCTTTTCTTACTCACTCAATAAATGTCGGCGATATCTTTTATGACAAAGCTCTGTAAAGTAGAGTTATTGTAACTTTTAAACATGTATAATTGTATCCCTATCATTTTATAGAAAAACACGTACATGAATTTTTTTAAACATGTACGACTTTTTTCGAAAACACGTACGTGTTTCAGCATAAACATCATGATATTTTCACAATGCTGATTATCAACACTTTAAATAAAGTATTCGATTACTGGCTTATTGTAGTATTTTCTGTAAAGAAAAGCTTCAGTCGTTGATACCATAACTATTACAGCAACATTTGGCTACATCATATAATGTATTTAGTGTATCCAAATCAGATATACTGCGTTGGCGATGTTTGTATATATTACTTGGCAAAGTCAGTACTACTGCGTTTGCCGACTAATAAATGACCGATTGCCATACACTTCCGTTAAAATAAATAAAAAAGGAAAAAGAGCTTACGTATCCCTTGCCCCAGAGTTGTCTCATATATAAAACACCGACAAATTTGTATTAACAATAAAGCTATACGTACATGAAAATAACAATCGTATCGTTCGCAATGGCAGCTGCTTTCGGTTTAATCGCCTGTGATAACACGAAGCATAACACATTGACCGAACAAGAGAAAGCGGAAGGTTGGGAACTTCTATTCGATGGGGAAACCTTGGATGGCTGGCGGGATTATAACGGAACTGCCTTGACCGGACCTTGGGAAGTTGTAAACGGAACCATCCAAGCGGACGGGCAAGGTAGCGATGCCAGCGGATACATCGTCACCGACAAGGCTTATGAGAATTTTGAGCTTTCGTGGGACTGGAAAATCTCGAAAGGAGGAAATAGCGGTTTATTATATCATGTGGTAGAACGTCCTCAATTCCCGGTTCCCTACGTTACCGGTCCCGAGTATCAATTGATTGATGATATCAATTTCGCGGAGCCATTGGAAGATTGGCAACGTTGCGGAGTGGATTACGCGATGTATTTACCGGACTTCAACACGATAAAAGTACATCCGGCCGGCGAATGGAACAACTCTAAGATTATTTTTGACAACGGACATGTCACCTACTTTATGAACGGGCACAAAACCGTAGAGTTCGATGCATGGTCTGATGATTGGTTCTCCCGTAAGAACAGCGGTAAATGGGCGAACGCTCCTGAATACGGATTAGCGCATAAAGGCTTGATTTGTTTGCAAGACCACGGTTATCCCGCATGGTTCCGTAATATCAAGATCAAGGAACTTCCCCGCAAGACACGAGAGGCTCGTTTATTCAACGGCGAGGACATTACAAACTGGGATAAATACGGCACAGAATTATGGTATGTAAAAGATGGTTTATTAGTATGCGAAAGTGGCCCGGATAAACAATACGGCTATCTAGCCACCCGGGAATATTACGACGATTTTGACCTTACCGTGGAATTTAAACAGGAAGCGGATGGTAATTCTGGCGTATTTATTCGTTCCTTTGTAGAAGAAAAAGATGTAAAGGTAAACGGCTGGCAAGTGGAAGTCGCCCCCAAAGGCTTTGACACGGGCGGTATCTACGAATCCTACGGACGAGGATGGTTGATACAGATCCCGGACGAGAAGGAGAACATCCTAAAACAAGGAGAGTGGAACACGATGCGTATCCGGGTACAAGGAGATAATGTACAGACTTGGCTCAACGGAGAGGAGATGGTAAACATCCGGGATGAAAAGATCGGAGCCGGTCAAGGGCGTATCGCTTTGCAAATACATGATGGTGGCGGCATCAAGGTTCTTTGGCGCAACCTTCATTTACAAACATTATAGAATATCGTTTTCTTAAAATTTAATAGTTATGAAAAACATTTCGAGAAGAAGTTTCCTCAAGACCGGAGCCGTAGCGGCAGCCGGACTAACGATCGTTCCGGGTTCTGTACTCGGTAAATCCTTTGGCTATACAGCTCCTAGTGACAAACTGAATATCGCGGGTATCGGTGTCGGCGGTATGGGACGTCGTAACCTCGCCAACATGAACACGGAGAATATCGTAGCTTTATGCGATGTAGATTGGCACTACGCGGACAAGACCTTCAAGGACTATCCGAAGGCTAAACGCTTTAAAGACTGGCGTGTCATGTTCGATGAGATGGGTAAATCAATCGATGCGATTATGGTAGCCACCCCAGACCATACACATGCCGGCGTGACCGCCCACGCAATCACGCTAGGCAAGCATTGCTATACGCAAAAACCGCTTACCCACTCCGTTTACGAATCGCGTTTGCTTACCAAACTGGCGAAGAAATATAAGGTAGCCACCCAAATGGGTAACCAAGGTAACTCATTCGACTGGTGCCGGCAGATCGCGGAGTGGATACAGTCTGGCGTAATCGGCGATGTATATGAGGTACATTGTTGGACAGACCGCCCCATCTGGCCCCAAGGCTTGATGAAGCCGAACGATACCCCGAAGTGCCCGAAGACACTGGATTGGGATTTATGGATCGGCCCGGCTCAAAAGCGGCCTTATAATCCGGTCTATACCCCTTGGAACTGGCGTGGATGGTGGGACTTCGGAACCGGGGCCTTGGGCGATATGGCTTGCCATATCATGGACCCGTTGTATTGGGCACTCGACTTAAAATATCCGACCAGCGTAATCGGCAGCTCTACTTTGAGTAACCTGTACTCCCCTCCTCACGCACAGATCGTAACCTATACATTCCCCGCACGTCCACCCAAAGGAAATGTCAAGATGCCGGAAGTGAAAGTCTATTGGTACGATGGTGGTCTGATGCCTCCCCGTCCGGAAGAATTGAAAGACGGGCAGATGATGGGCGACGAGAACGGCGGTATCATCTTCATCGGAACGAAAGGAAAGATCATGACAGGCTGTTATGGAATGAACCCGACCTTATTACCGGTTTCCGACATGGAACATTTCAACCAGCCCAAACCGACGATCCCGAGAGTGAAAGGTGGCAATGGAGACATATGGTCCACCAATGCCCATGAGCAAGACTGGATCCGGGCTTGCAAGGAATCCCCGGAAAATCGTACGGAAGCCTCATCCAACTTCCAGTTCTCCGGTCCGTTCAACGAGATGGTCGTGATGGGAGTCTTGGCCGTTCGCCTCTCCGGACTGCAAGGTTTGCATCGTGAGTTGCAATGGGATGGAGAGAACATGCGGTTTACGAACATCTCCCCGAACGATAAGATCAAGATCGTCACGGTGGATGATTTCAAGGTAATTGACGGAGATCCGCGTTTCGACCGTCGCTTCGCCGAGTTTAACGCTGCGGAAATGGCCAACGAATGGATCAAGCATACGTATAACAACGGTTTCTCTTTGCCGGATATGCCAAGATAAACCTTTTAATAACAGCCAAATATGATAAGACATATCTATAAAATAATGATAGCGATCGTTTGCTGCCTATTGGCTATTCCAAGCGAAGCGCAAACGAAGGCCGAGAAGAACGGATGGCGTCTAGGGATGCAATCCTATAGTTTCCACCTGTTCCCTTTGACGGAAGCTCTCGATAAGACACAAGAACTGGGATTGAAATACATCGAGATTTATCCCGGCCATAAGCTCGGTGGTAAATGGGGAGATAAAGTATTCGATTTCAACCTTGATGCGCAGACCCAGAAAGAGATCAAGGAGCTTGCGGCATCCAAAGGTATCAAGATCGTAGGAACCGGGGTGTATGTAGCCGAAAAGTCGTCCGATTGGGAAAAGATGTTCAAATTCGCGAAAGCGATGGACCTAGAGTTCATTACTTGCGAACCGGCTTTAAGTGACTGGGACTTGGTAGAAAAATTGTCCAAGCAATACAACATTAAGATCTCCGTCCATAATCACCCGCAGCCTTCCGACTACTGGAAACCTGAGAACCTGTTGAAAGCCATCTCCGGACGCAGTCAATCGCTTGGTTCTTGTTCCGATGTGGGGCATTGGCGTCGGGAGGGGCTAAACCAGATTGATTGCTTAAAGCAACTCAAAGGTCGAATCATCTCTTTGCATTTCAAGGATATCGCCCCGAAAAAAGCAGGAGAGAATGAGCAGCACGACGTGATCTGGGGCACAGGCATCCTAGATGTAAAGGGAATGTTGAAAGAACTCAAATCCCAGAATTTCAAGGGAGTATTCTCTATCGAGTATGAATACAACTGGGAAAACTCTGTACCGGACATTAAAGAATGTATCCAATACTTCAATAAAACCGCAAACGAAATCTTATAATAGGGATTAGCATTAATTGACAGGTAGTAAGCGTATAGGCCCAAGGGACGTTCTCCTAGCCTATACGCTCCACCTTTCTAATAATACACGGGAATAAAATGGCATCTGACAACAAAATAATCGAATTGATCAAACAAGGAGATATAGCCGCCTTTAATACCCTGTTCAAGTCTGTTTATCTCCAACTTTATATACATTGCCGAAAATTTATCCCCGCCCCGGAAGACGCAAAAGACATCTTACAAAACGTCTTCCTCCGCTTTTGGGAAAAGCGTGAGAACATCGATATTCACACGTCTTTAAACGCTTATTTATACAGGGCTATACAGAACGAATGCCTCAATTACCTTCGTTCTACCGGAACTCCCTATCTGATTAGCCATAATTAATAAATTTAAGATTAATAATAAGATCTAACAATGTTACGTTTTTTATCCGTATTACACTAAAAATCATCCATTTCTCATAAGCAAGACTGTTTTTAAGATTAATAATTCAATGATTTATTATTTGATTACTATAGTATCTTTCAGTATTTGATAGCGAATACCCGTATTCGTCTTTATCACATTGAGAATCTCCGATAAATCTTCGTTGTTACGGAAACTACCGCTAAACCTTAATTTTTTTATCCCTTGATTTTCATAACGAAATACAACGTTATAGTTCCTTTCCAACAACTTTGTTATATCTTGCAGATACATCATTTTAAAAGACAAGAAACCTCCTCTCCATTGAGCGAATAGTTTCTTATCGTAAGGTACTACTTCTATCTTATTTCTACTTTTATCATAAACCGCCACTTGGTTAGGCTCAAGTAAGACCTCTTGTTTAGTCAACGTAGGTTGTACGGCGACCTTGCCATTGAACAAGGTTGTGGTTAGTTGCGAGTCTTCCATATAAGCGGAAACATTAAAGGCCGTACCAATCGCTTTCACATCAATACCGTTTGCCTTTACAACAAATGGTAAGTCTTTATTCTTTGCGACTTCAAAATAAGCTTCTCCATCCAAATAAATGCTACGATTGGAATGGCCGTAGTTCTCCGCATATTCTAGAGTTGTACAAGAGTTAAGCCAAACCCTCGTACCATCCGGTAATTGCAAATAGCTCTTCTCTCCTTTGCTCGTTACTAATTTATAATTTCCAACTGTCGATAAGTTCTCTTGATTCGTAAGATACAACGTTGATAGTGAAACACCTATGCCCAAAACCACGGCAGCGGCATATTTCATGTATTGAAGGAATAGCCTTCTTGTTTTCATTTTGGAAATAGTTTTTTTCTCTATGGATGAAAACAAACGCTCCCACTCCCTATCAACATCTACTTCGTCTTTGAGACTTTCCGCAATTATATTTTTTATATATTCTTTCATTGTTTTTTCTCGATTCTATATGTATGACACTTCAAAACGATGTGCTACTTACAAGATTGATAGATTTTTGTATTATATTTTTTCAAGAAACCAGATAATCTTTCAATCTACTTTTCAAAATCTTAAGGGCTCTATATATCTGTGTTTCCACTGTACGGACGGAGATATCCAATTTATCTGCGATCTCTTGGTTCTTGAGTCCATTTATACGACTCAATTTAAAAATGGATTTACATTGATCTGGTAATTCCTCTATCGTATTTTCCGTGATTCGTTCTATTTCAAAAATACTAAGTATCGAATAAGGATCATTATCTTCCACAGCCTCTTGTTTATCCATCTCTGATATTTCATATCGGGGAATGTCAATGGTTCCGGTAGAACTAATTACAGAACCCTGAAAAAATCATTATTTTTAGGTTTGTGCTTAACCTTTTTCCAGCCGTACACAGTAGCGGCATCAGCACAAATTATATCCTTAAATATCACAAAAGGAACTATCACTGAAGTTTTTAAGGCGATTGAAGACCAAAGTGAATATAAATTCTTTTATAATGACAATCAAATCAATTTGAATAAACGGGTTGATGTCAATATCCATGAAGAATCCATAGAACAAGTATTAAACAATGTCTTTAGAGGTACGGATATTACGTATAAGATCGTCAAGAATCACGTAGTACTTACCAACAAGACCATGAAAGATACGGAGTTGCCATCCACCAACCAAAATCGCAAACGGCTAACCGGACAAGTAGTAGGACAAGATGGGGAGCCTCTGATCGGAGTAAACGTTGTAGTGAAAGGTACTACAATCGGATCTATGACCGATATGGACGGAAACTACATTCTAGAGAATGTTCCCTCCAATGCTACCGTTGAATTCTCGTACATCGGCTATCTCCAACAAAGTATCAACGTAGGCAATAAAAGTAACCTCAACGTCACTTTAGCGGAAGACACTCAAAAGTTGGATGAGGTAGTAGTTGTTGGTTACGGTTCCTTCAAGAAAAGAGATTTAACCGGAGCTGTTTCTCAAGTAAAAGGAGACGAGATCTCGAACCTACCGCTTCGCAGCGCCGCCGACGCCTTGCAAGGAAAAGCAGCCGGTGTAACCATAACATCTAGTTCCGGTAGCCCAGGTTCACTCGGTAATGTCCGTATCCGTGGTGTCGGTACTATCAATAATAATGATCCGTTGTATGTAGTAGATGGTCTACCTCAAGGTGATATCGGTTGGTTAAATGCCCGTGATATCGAGAGCATAGAGGTATTGAAAGACGCTTCCGCACAAGCGATCTATGGTGCCCGTGCTGCCAACGGTGTGATCCTAGTATCCACAAAGCGAGGAGCTTCCGGCGAGAGTTACCGAAGCAACATCGAGTTTGATATGAACATTGGTTTCCAAGATGTAGTGAAAACGTATGACATGCTAGACGCCGAAGGTTTCATGGAATATAAGAACCGGGCTTACGCCGCATCCGGGAAAGCCTTGATCGATGATTTCGCCACACCAGAGAAGCGAGAGCAGATCCTTACTTTCCTAGGGAAAAACGGAGGACGATCCGGTACGGATTGGTGGAAAGAGAGCACCCGTAAACCCAAGGAAGCTATCAGTCAGAATTACAACCTAGCTTTCTCCGGAGGTATGAAGAAACTCAGATACCGTGCTAGCTTTGGCTATATGGATCAACAAGGAATCTTGAAAGGTTCCGACTATGAACGCCTCTCCGGTCGGTTGAACGTAGACTCTGAGGTAACCAAGTGGTTGAACCTCTCCGCAAATGTGAACGTCACGTACGAATCCAGGCGCAACCTAGATGAGAATAACTCTTACACAGCAACCGTGTTCAGTACCCTTGCGGCAGACCCAATCACTCCGGTATATCGCGACAACCTAGTGGATATCCCAGATTTCTTGCAAAACCGAATTATGGGTGGTTATGAGCCGACCAATCCTTGGTCTCGCTATACAGGCGTAATTTACTCAAACAAACCGAACACGGTTGGACAGGTAGACCGCTCCGCATTAAATCAATGGCACGGGATCGCCACGAAAAGTAATATCTCCGGCGAAGTCAAGTTGTTACCCTTCTTGACCTTCAAATCCAGTATCGCTCTTGACTTAGTCCGTAACCAAAGCGACTCTTTCCGTCCTTCTTACTATCTGGATGGAGATGAGTACTCCACTTATGCGGGCGCCAGTCGGAGCGTAGCGAATAAAGATTACTGGGTATTCGACAATTACCTAACTTACAATCAAAAATTCGACAAACATGCGGTAACAGCCATGGTCGGTACCTCCGCAGAGAAAGAGCGCTACGAGGAGATCTACGCCTATAAAGAAGGACAGGTCAACAACAACCCGAACCAGCAGATCATCAACGCCGGTACCATGAATCCCGCCGCATCAGGCTACTACGCCACGAGTACGCTGAATTCTTATTTCGGTCGTGTATTTTATTCCTTTGACAACCGTTATATGATCACAGCCAATATCCGTTGGGATGGATCCTCTAAATTTGCGGATGGTAATCGCTGGGGTTACTTCCCCTCCGTATCCGCCGGTTGGAATTTCTCGGAAGAGAGCTTCATGAAGAACCTTGAGTGGCTGTCACAAGGTAAGTTAAGAGCAGCTTGGGGTGAGATCGGGAACCAGACTATCTCCTCCGGAGCCTATATGAATACGTTCGGAAATGGTAGCTACTACCTCTTCGGTAATCCGTATCAGACGAACTTGTATGCCGGACGTACGCAGGTGGGTAATCCGGATCTGAAATGGGAGACTACTCGCCAACTGGACTTCGGATTGGATTTGGCCTTTTTCCAAGGTTCCTTGAGAGCAACCTTCGACTACTTTGACCGTCAGACAAGTGATATGTTGGTGCAAGTACCCGTGCCCAGTTCACTAGGATTCCCCAACACGCCGTGGATGAATGCCGGTAGCGTAAGCAATAAAGGTTTTGAAGTAACGCTCGGATACGACGGTAAGATCGGGAACGACTTCCAATATCATATCAACGGAAACGTATCCACCTATAAAAATAAGGTAAAAAGCCTAGGTAGTGGAGCGAATATTCCGGGTAAAGGCATCCATCTAGGATACTTCTCCTATACGATGACAGAGCCAGGACAACCGATCGGTTATTTCTACGGATATAAAACCGATGGTGTCTTCCAGACCCAAGAAGAGATCGACAACTACAAGAACAACGGTCAAATGGTAATGCCAAACGCAAAGCCGGGCGACTTAAAGTTCCAAGATTTGAACAAAGATGGTAAACTAGACGACGAAGACCGCACGATGACAGGAAATCCTCATCCAGACTTCACCTTTGGTTTGACCTTAGGCGCAGAATGGAAAGGATTCGACATCTCCGCCTTCTTCCAAGGATCAG from Parabacteroides distasonis ATCC 8503 includes these protein-coding regions:
- a CDS encoding TonB-dependent receptor; the protein is MCLTFFQPYTVAASAQIISLNITKGTITEVFKAIEDQSEYKFFYNDNQINLNKRVDVNIHEESIEQVLNNVFRGTDITYKIVKNHVVLTNKTMKDTELPSTNQNRKRLTGQVVGQDGEPLIGVNVVVKGTTIGSMTDMDGNYILENVPSNATVEFSYIGYLQQSINVGNKSNLNVTLAEDTQKLDEVVVVGYGSFKKRDLTGAVSQVKGDEISNLPLRSAADALQGKAAGVTITSSSGSPGSLGNVRIRGVGTINNNDPLYVVDGLPQGDIGWLNARDIESIEVLKDASAQAIYGARAANGVILVSTKRGASGESYRSNIEFDMNIGFQDVVKTYDMLDAEGFMEYKNRAYAASGKALIDDFATPEKREQILTFLGKNGGRSGTDWWKESTRKPKEAISQNYNLAFSGGMKKLRYRASFGYMDQQGILKGSDYERLSGRLNVDSEVTKWLNLSANVNVTYESRRNLDENNSYTATVFSTLAADPITPVYRDNLVDIPDFLQNRIMGGYEPTNPWSRYTGVIYSNKPNTVGQVDRSALNQWHGIATKSNISGEVKLLPFLTFKSSIALDLVRNQSDSFRPSYYLDGDEYSTYAGASRSVANKDYWVFDNYLTYNQKFDKHAVTAMVGTSAEKERYEEIYAYKEGQVNNNPNQQIINAGTMNPAASGYYATSTLNSYFGRVFYSFDNRYMITANIRWDGSSKFADGNRWGYFPSVSAGWNFSEESFMKNLEWLSQGKLRAAWGEIGNQTISSGAYMNTFGNGSYYLFGNPYQTNLYAGRTQVGNPDLKWETTRQLDFGLDLAFFQGSLRATFDYFDRQTSDMLVQVPVPSSLGFPNTPWMNAGSVSNKGFEVTLGYDGKIGNDFQYHINGNVSTYKNKVKSLGSGANIPGKGIHLGYFSYTMTEPGQPIGYFYGYKTDGVFQTQEEIDNYKNNGQMVMPNAKPGDLKFQDLNKDGKLDDEDRTMTGNPHPDFTFGLTLGAEWKGFDISAFFQGSVGNDILNILKYDIYSGTGWYNAPKDILTTYWNGPGSTNENFAIDADSRMNLEMSDWYVENGSYVRLKNLTIGYTLPSEWTKKITINNLRFFVAAQNLFTITGYSGLDPEIGEINNSPLYKGCDMGFYPQPRTFMFGLSLKL
- a CDS encoding FecR family protein, whose product is MKEYIKNIIAESLKDEVDVDREWERLFSSIEKKTISKMKTRRLFLQYMKYAAAVVLGIGVSLSTLYLTNQENLSTVGNYKLVTSKGEKSYLQLPDGTRVWLNSCTTLEYAENYGHSNRSIYLDGEAYFEVAKNKDLPFVVKANGIDVKAIGTAFNVSAYMEDSQLTTTLFNGKVAVQPTLTKQEVLLEPNQVAVYDKSRNKIEVVPYDKKLFAQWRGGFLSFKMMYLQDITKLLERNYNVVFRYENQGIKKLRFSGSFRNNEDLSEILNVIKTNTGIRYQILKDTIVIK
- a CDS encoding sigma-70 family RNA polymerase sigma factor → MDKQEAVEDNDPYSILSIFEIERITENTIEELPDQCKSIFKLSRINGLKNQEIADKLDISVRTVETQIYRALKILKSRLKDYLVS